From Nocardioides sp. HDW12B, the proteins below share one genomic window:
- a CDS encoding class I SAM-dependent methyltransferase, with protein sequence MTTTISDDELKTRHRTMWASGDYPTMVETFLLPLGPRLVEACGVTEGARVLDVAAGTGNASIPAAQRGAHVTASDLTPELLEAGRARPEAQGLDIDWVPADAEHLPFADGSFDVVMSSIGVMFAPHHQAAADELVRVLRPGGTLGLLSWTPEGMLGALFATMKPYAPPPPAGALPPPLWGSEEHLRGLLGGRVRLDSVTRDELAITAFGRPQEYAEHFKAFYGPTRAVRANAEKEGRAHDFDTDLDTFCDRWNRGTPEDAVFGKEYLLTVGTRL encoded by the coding sequence ATGACCACGACCATCTCCGACGACGAGCTCAAGACCCGCCACCGCACGATGTGGGCCTCGGGCGACTACCCGACCATGGTGGAGACGTTCCTGCTGCCGCTCGGACCGCGGCTCGTCGAGGCGTGCGGGGTGACGGAGGGCGCGCGCGTCCTCGACGTCGCCGCCGGCACCGGCAACGCCTCGATCCCGGCCGCGCAGCGCGGGGCGCACGTCACCGCCAGCGACCTCACCCCGGAGCTGCTCGAGGCCGGACGGGCCCGGCCGGAGGCGCAGGGCCTCGACATCGACTGGGTGCCCGCCGACGCCGAGCACCTGCCGTTCGCGGACGGCTCGTTCGACGTCGTCATGTCGTCGATCGGCGTGATGTTCGCGCCGCACCACCAGGCGGCCGCGGACGAGCTGGTGCGGGTGCTGCGACCGGGCGGCACGCTGGGGCTGCTGAGCTGGACGCCGGAGGGGATGCTCGGTGCGCTGTTCGCGACGATGAAGCCCTACGCACCCCCGCCGCCCGCCGGCGCGCTTCCCCCGCCGCTGTGGGGCAGCGAGGAGCACCTGCGCGGTCTGCTCGGCGGCCGGGTGCGGCTCGACTCGGTCACCCGTGACGAGCTCGCGATCACCGCGTTCGGCCGGCCGCAGGAGTACGCCGAGCACTTCAAGGCGTTCTACGGGCCGACGCGTGCGGTGCGGGCCAACGCGGAGAAGGAGGGCCGGGCCCACGACTTCGACACCGACCTGGACACCTTCTGCGACCGGTGGAACCGCGGAACGCCGGAGGACGCGGTGTTCGGCAAGGAGTACCTGCTGACGGTGGGCACGCGCCTCTGA
- a CDS encoding LuxR C-terminal-related transcriptional regulator has product MAAVVEDLRAGARAMEQARWLEARTAYERVLDTDPSPEQTGAALEGLGQALWFLGEVAAGITARERAFTEYAAARACGDAARVAVWVSHQHLTAGRTSAARGWLARAERALEHVPECSGHGWVAVERARHATDVEEQVGHCERALDVARRTGAEDLEVFALSLLGRAETAAGRRERGMGLLEEAMAAATSGVVRNVHTLAEAYCNLVMACTNAGEWERAAEWCEHVEEFARTHETAPLWGACRSVHAEVLLARGHWAEAETALTAALETAGRFVPGIGEPAIASLAELRVAQGRLAEAEQLLTGRSETASALRSLALLRIADGRPAVAVELLTRGLRAAGGDVMRTAQLLAALVDAHLAVGDAPSAGTAAARLDALADSTGIHLVRARGALASARVFLGSGPTGAPGAAEDAEGAAGGGVAEGADGGGVRSAGADAGEGRGEGRGGGAVEDVTRCAARRAAEALALFESLVMPLEVAESRLELARASVETSPEVAAEEADAALATFRELGAVAAERRAESVLAGLRSPGLGGRGPMSTGAGVSARGAAGVSVGASAGVDRVQAGLLGRPLTAREREVLELVARGRSNAAIARELVISEKTAGHHVSHILAKLGARNRAEAAAMSRAPSPGS; this is encoded by the coding sequence ATGGCGGCGGTCGTGGAGGACCTGAGAGCGGGCGCGCGAGCCATGGAGCAGGCCCGGTGGCTCGAGGCGCGCACGGCGTACGAACGCGTCCTCGACACGGACCCGAGCCCGGAGCAGACCGGCGCCGCCCTCGAGGGGCTCGGCCAGGCGCTGTGGTTCCTCGGCGAGGTCGCCGCGGGGATCACGGCGCGCGAGCGCGCCTTCACCGAGTACGCCGCCGCGCGGGCCTGCGGCGACGCGGCCCGGGTCGCGGTCTGGGTCTCCCACCAGCACCTCACGGCCGGTCGTACGTCGGCCGCGCGGGGGTGGTTGGCCCGGGCCGAGCGGGCCCTCGAGCACGTGCCGGAGTGCTCCGGCCACGGCTGGGTCGCCGTCGAGCGGGCCCGGCACGCCACCGACGTCGAGGAGCAGGTCGGCCACTGCGAGCGGGCGCTGGACGTGGCACGGCGTACCGGAGCCGAGGATCTCGAGGTCTTCGCGCTCAGCCTGCTCGGGCGGGCGGAGACCGCAGCCGGGCGGCGCGAGCGGGGGATGGGCCTGCTCGAGGAGGCGATGGCGGCCGCGACCTCCGGGGTCGTGCGCAACGTGCACACGCTGGCCGAGGCCTACTGCAACCTGGTGATGGCGTGCACCAACGCGGGTGAGTGGGAGCGGGCCGCGGAGTGGTGCGAGCACGTCGAGGAGTTCGCGCGCACCCACGAGACGGCGCCGCTGTGGGGGGCGTGCCGGTCGGTGCACGCCGAGGTGCTGCTGGCGCGGGGGCACTGGGCCGAGGCCGAGACGGCTTTGACCGCTGCGCTGGAGACCGCCGGCCGGTTCGTGCCCGGCATCGGCGAGCCCGCGATCGCCTCCCTGGCCGAGCTGCGGGTGGCGCAGGGGCGCCTGGCCGAGGCCGAGCAGCTGCTCACCGGGCGCTCCGAGACGGCGTCGGCGCTGCGCTCGTTGGCGCTGCTGAGGATCGCCGACGGCCGGCCGGCGGTCGCCGTCGAGCTGCTGACACGCGGGCTGCGGGCCGCGGGCGGCGACGTCATGCGTACGGCGCAGCTGCTGGCCGCGCTCGTCGACGCCCACCTCGCGGTGGGGGACGCCCCGTCGGCGGGTACGGCGGCGGCGCGGCTCGACGCGCTGGCCGACTCGACGGGGATCCACCTGGTGCGGGCACGCGGCGCCCTCGCCTCCGCCCGGGTCTTCCTGGGATCTGGCCCGACCGGAGCCCCCGGTGCGGCTGAGGATGCTGAAGGGGCTGCGGGCGGAGGGGTGGCCGAGGGGGCCGACGGAGGTGGTGTTCGGAGTGCAGGCGCTGACGCTGGCGAGGGTCGTGGCGAGGGTCGTGGCGGGGGCGCTGTTGAGGACGTCACGAGGTGCGCGGCCAGGCGGGCCGCGGAGGCGTTGGCGCTGTTCGAGTCGCTCGTGATGCCGTTGGAGGTGGCCGAGTCACGGCTGGAGCTGGCACGCGCCTCGGTGGAGACGAGCCCCGAGGTCGCAGCCGAAGAGGCCGATGCAGCCCTCGCGACGTTCCGTGAGCTCGGCGCGGTCGCGGCGGAGCGTCGGGCGGAGTCGGTGCTCGCGGGGCTGCGTAGTCCCGGACTCGGTGGTCGTGGACCGATGTCTACGGGTGCGGGGGTGTCGGCCAGGGGGGCCGCCGGAGTGTCCGTCGGGGCGTCCGCGGGGGTCGACCGCGTGCAGGCCGGGCTGCTGGGGCGCCCGTTGACCGCGCGGGAGCGCGAGGTTCTCGAGCTGGTGGCACGAGGACGGTCCAACGCCGCCATCGCCCGGGAGCTGGTGATTTCGGAGAAGACCGCCGGCCACCACGTCAGCCACATCCTGGCCAAGCTCGGCGCCCGCAACCGCGCCGAGGCGGCCGCCATGTCACGGGCTCCATCACCCGGATCCTGA
- a CDS encoding MarR family transcriptional regulator has product MRSDVVHRLEQEVGVLLRRVRRAIGERARLVHEDLHPSAYFLLVHVAEHGPLRASALVEAMDLDKGAMSRGVQHLIDLGLVDRTPDPDDGRATLIAVTDEGRTRLADMAEHRRKRLDERLAGWSDDELTAFVSELARYNATLG; this is encoded by the coding sequence GTGCGGTCGGACGTCGTCCACCGGCTCGAGCAGGAGGTCGGCGTGCTGCTGCGGCGGGTGCGCCGCGCCATCGGCGAGCGGGCCCGGCTGGTGCACGAGGACCTGCACCCGTCGGCGTACTTCCTGCTCGTGCACGTCGCCGAGCACGGCCCCCTGCGCGCCTCCGCGCTCGTGGAGGCGATGGACCTCGACAAGGGCGCGATGAGCCGTGGCGTGCAGCACCTCATCGACCTCGGCCTGGTCGACCGCACCCCCGACCCCGACGACGGTCGCGCCACGCTCATCGCGGTCACCGACGAGGGCCGCACGCGCCTGGCCGACATGGCCGAGCACCGCCGCAAACGCCTCGACGAGCGCCTCGCCGGCTGGTCCGACGACGAGCTCACCGCCTTCGTCTCCGAGCTCGCCCGCTACAACGCCACCCTCGGCTGA
- a CDS encoding TfoX/Sxy family protein — MAYDEALAARVRDELAGEPGSTEKRMFGGLAFLLGGHMAVAVSGAGGLMLRVPPERLDELLAEPGAGPMVMRGREMTGWMRVEADAVTDDEVLARWVGVGRDHVRTLPPKPGAETPPG, encoded by the coding sequence ATGGCGTACGACGAAGCCCTGGCCGCCCGGGTCCGCGACGAGCTGGCGGGCGAGCCGGGGTCGACCGAGAAGCGGATGTTCGGCGGGCTGGCGTTCCTGCTCGGCGGCCACATGGCGGTGGCCGTCAGCGGTGCTGGTGGGCTGATGCTGCGCGTGCCGCCCGAGCGCCTCGACGAGCTGCTCGCCGAGCCGGGAGCCGGCCCGATGGTGATGCGCGGGCGGGAGATGACGGGCTGGATGCGGGTCGAGGCCGACGCGGTCACCGACGACGAGGTGCTGGCGCGCTGGGTCGGGGTCGGTCGCGACCACGTCCGGACGCTGCCGCCCAAGCCGGGCGCCGAGACGCCGCCGGGCTAG
- a CDS encoding zinc-dependent alcohol dehydrogenase: MKAVTWQGKRNVAVHEVPDARIEQPTDAVIKVSTTNICGSDLHLYETLGAFMTPGDILGHEPMGTVVEVGSEVRDLSVGDRVVIPFQIACGRCWMCERGLPTQCETTQVREQGTGAALFGFSSLYGAVAGGQAELLRVPHADFTHVKVPQGPPDSRFVYLSDVLPTAWQGVQYADVPEGGSLVVMGLGPIGDMASRIATHLGHRVIGVDLVPERLERLRARGIDAVDLREHDDLGEHLRSLTDGRGPDSVLDAVGMEAHGSPAATFLQNVVGFLPDAVAAPMMKKAGVDRLAAVYASIDAVRRGGTVSLSGVYGGAQDPLPLMTMFDKQLTVRMGQANVKRWADDILPLLTDEDPLGVDTFATHELSLDEAPHAYEIFQKKQDGAVKVLLKP; the protein is encoded by the coding sequence ATGAAGGCAGTCACCTGGCAAGGCAAGCGCAACGTCGCGGTCCACGAGGTCCCGGACGCCCGCATCGAGCAGCCCACGGACGCGGTCATCAAGGTCTCGACCACCAACATCTGCGGCTCCGACCTGCACCTCTACGAGACGCTCGGCGCGTTCATGACGCCCGGCGACATCCTGGGCCACGAGCCGATGGGCACCGTGGTCGAGGTCGGCAGCGAAGTCCGCGACCTGAGCGTCGGCGACCGCGTCGTCATCCCGTTCCAGATCGCCTGCGGCCGCTGCTGGATGTGCGAGCGCGGCCTGCCCACGCAGTGCGAGACCACCCAGGTCCGCGAGCAGGGCACGGGCGCCGCACTCTTCGGCTTCTCCTCGCTGTACGGCGCGGTGGCCGGCGGCCAGGCCGAGCTGCTCCGGGTCCCCCACGCCGACTTCACCCACGTCAAGGTGCCCCAGGGTCCGCCGGACTCGCGGTTCGTCTACCTCTCCGACGTGCTGCCGACCGCCTGGCAGGGCGTGCAGTACGCCGACGTGCCCGAGGGCGGCTCCCTCGTCGTCATGGGTCTCGGCCCGATCGGCGACATGGCCTCACGCATCGCCACCCATCTCGGCCACCGCGTCATCGGCGTCGACCTCGTGCCCGAGCGTCTCGAGCGGCTGCGCGCCCGGGGCATCGACGCCGTCGACCTGCGCGAGCACGACGACCTCGGCGAGCACCTGCGCAGCCTGACCGACGGCCGCGGCCCCGACTCCGTCCTCGACGCGGTCGGCATGGAGGCCCACGGCTCCCCCGCCGCGACCTTCCTGCAGAACGTCGTCGGCTTCCTGCCCGACGCCGTCGCGGCCCCGATGATGAAGAAGGCCGGTGTCGACCGGCTCGCGGCGGTCTACGCCTCGATCGACGCCGTACGCCGCGGCGGGACGGTCTCGCTGTCCGGCGTGTACGGCGGAGCGCAGGACCCGTTGCCGCTGATGACGATGTTCGACAAGCAGCTCACGGTGCGGATGGGACAGGCCAACGTCAAGCGCTGGGCCGATGACATCCTGCCGCTGCTCACCGACGAGGACCCGCTCGGCGTCGACACGTTCGCCACGCACGAGCTGTCCCTCGACGAGGCGCCCCACGCCTACGAGATCTTCCAGAAGAAGCAGGACGGTGCGGTGAAGGTGCTGCTCAAGCCCTGA
- a CDS encoding RidA family protein → MPPVSLVRAASLDGTVPYAYAAVTAPGSLVFTAGACPLDEAGDVVAVGDVAGQAAVVMANLEVALAAAGAGLDDVAKSTVYVASSRREDLVAAWDVVRAAFGDHDAPSTLLGVAALGFPDQLVEVEAVAALPPA, encoded by the coding sequence GTGCCACCCGTCTCCCTCGTGCGTGCCGCGTCGCTCGACGGCACCGTTCCCTACGCGTACGCCGCCGTCACCGCGCCGGGCAGCCTGGTCTTCACGGCCGGTGCCTGCCCGCTCGACGAGGCCGGCGACGTGGTGGCCGTCGGCGACGTCGCCGGGCAGGCGGCCGTCGTGATGGCCAACCTCGAGGTCGCGCTGGCCGCCGCCGGAGCCGGTCTGGACGACGTCGCCAAGTCGACGGTCTACGTCGCCTCGTCGCGGCGCGAGGACCTGGTCGCCGCGTGGGACGTCGTGCGCGCCGCCTTCGGTGACCACGACGCTCCGAGCACGTTGCTCGGGGTGGCCGCCCTCGGGTTCCCCGACCAGCTCGTCGAGGTCGAGGCGGTCGCGGCGCTGCCACCCGCCTGA
- a CDS encoding phosphoketolase family protein, whose translation MSRTQPTRSTVTGKPLARSEAKGIDAWWRAANYLSVGQIYLMDNPLLREPLLPEHVKPRLLGHWGTTPGLNFLYAHLNRAITARDQDLMYVMGPGHGGPGPVAAAWLEGTYSEVYPAIGRDLDGMRRLFRQFSFPGGIPSHVAPETPGSIHEGGELGYALSHAYGAAFDNPDLVVAAVVGDGEAETGPLAASWHSTKFVDPRRDGAVLPILHLNGYKIANPTVLARIPEDELLSLMRGYGHAPYVVSGSDPAEMHQAFAATLDHCLDEIADIQREARGQKKGRVATRRPWPMIVLRSPKGWTGPKELDGHRVEGSWRSHQVPFADARPDPAHRKVLEDWMRSYRPEELFDESGAPAAAIADLHPVGERRMSANPHANGGLLLKDLVMPDFADYAVEVEEPGTGAVESTRVLGRFLRDVMARNGETFRLFAPDENSSNRLQDVMEVTDRTWNAETLPDDDHLAVDGRIMEILSEHTCEGWLEGYLLTGRHGLFSCYEAFIHVVDSMFNQHAKWLRTTNHIPWRRPVASLNYLLTSHVWRQDHNGFSHQDPGFIDHVVNKKAEVIRVYLPADANTLLSVADHCLRSKQYVNVIVAGKQPAPQYLTMDEAIVHATKGIGIWEWAGTEGEGSQGGEPDVVIGCAGDVPTMEALAAVMILRDAFPDLRIRFVNVVDLMRLQDHTEHSHGLSDADFDALFTRDKPVIFAYHGYPWLIHRLTYRRTNHDSFHVRGFKEEGTTTTPFDMTVMNQIDRFNLAMDVIDRVPRLQGTSGPVRERLKNKLIEHRRHVRTEGEDLPEIREWQWGSAAGPEVVTEDAALHTPEG comes from the coding sequence ATGAGCCGAACCCAGCCGACCCGCAGCACCGTCACCGGCAAGCCCCTCGCTCGGAGCGAGGCGAAGGGCATCGACGCCTGGTGGCGGGCGGCCAACTACCTGTCCGTCGGCCAGATCTACCTGATGGACAACCCGCTGCTGCGCGAGCCGCTGCTGCCCGAGCACGTCAAGCCCCGCCTGCTCGGCCACTGGGGTACGACGCCGGGGCTGAACTTCCTCTACGCCCACCTCAACCGCGCCATCACCGCCCGCGACCAGGACCTGATGTACGTCATGGGCCCCGGCCACGGCGGTCCCGGCCCGGTCGCCGCGGCCTGGCTCGAGGGCACCTACAGCGAGGTCTACCCCGCGATCGGGCGCGACCTCGACGGCATGCGGCGGCTGTTCCGCCAGTTCTCCTTCCCCGGCGGCATCCCCAGCCACGTCGCGCCCGAGACGCCGGGCTCGATCCACGAGGGCGGCGAGCTCGGCTACGCCCTCTCCCACGCGTACGGCGCCGCCTTCGACAACCCGGACCTCGTCGTGGCTGCCGTGGTGGGTGACGGGGAGGCCGAGACCGGCCCGCTCGCCGCCAGCTGGCACTCGACGAAGTTCGTCGACCCGCGCCGCGACGGCGCCGTGCTGCCGATCCTGCACCTCAACGGCTACAAGATCGCCAACCCCACGGTGCTCGCCCGGATCCCCGAGGACGAGCTGCTCTCCCTCATGAGGGGCTACGGGCACGCGCCGTACGTCGTCTCCGGCTCGGACCCCGCCGAGATGCACCAGGCCTTCGCCGCCACGCTCGACCACTGCCTCGACGAGATCGCCGACATCCAGCGCGAGGCTCGCGGGCAGAAGAAGGGTCGCGTCGCCACGCGACGCCCCTGGCCGATGATCGTCCTGCGCTCGCCCAAGGGCTGGACCGGGCCGAAGGAGCTCGACGGCCACCGGGTGGAGGGGTCGTGGCGCTCCCACCAGGTGCCGTTCGCTGACGCGCGACCCGACCCGGCGCACCGCAAGGTGCTGGAGGACTGGATGCGCAGCTACCGGCCCGAGGAGCTCTTCGACGAGTCCGGGGCGCCCGCCGCGGCGATCGCCGACCTGCACCCGGTCGGCGAGCGGCGGATGAGTGCCAACCCGCACGCCAACGGCGGGTTGCTGCTCAAGGACCTCGTGATGCCGGACTTCGCCGACTACGCCGTCGAGGTGGAGGAGCCGGGGACCGGAGCCGTCGAGTCCACCCGCGTGCTCGGGCGCTTCCTGCGCGACGTGATGGCACGCAACGGCGAGACCTTCCGGCTGTTCGCCCCGGACGAGAACAGCTCCAACCGGCTGCAGGACGTCATGGAGGTGACCGACCGGACGTGGAACGCCGAGACGCTGCCGGACGACGACCACCTCGCCGTCGACGGCCGGATCATGGAGATATTGTCAGAGCACACTTGTGAGGGCTGGCTGGAGGGCTACCTGCTCACCGGGCGGCACGGATTGTTCTCGTGCTACGAGGCGTTCATCCACGTCGTCGACTCGATGTTCAACCAGCACGCCAAGTGGCTGCGGACCACCAATCACATCCCGTGGCGGCGACCGGTGGCCTCGCTCAACTACCTGCTGACGTCGCACGTGTGGCGCCAGGACCACAACGGCTTCTCCCACCAGGACCCGGGCTTCATCGACCACGTGGTCAACAAGAAGGCCGAGGTCATCCGGGTCTACCTGCCCGCCGACGCCAACACGCTGCTGTCGGTGGCCGACCACTGCCTGCGCAGCAAGCAGTACGTCAACGTGATCGTGGCGGGCAAGCAGCCGGCGCCGCAGTACCTCACGATGGACGAGGCGATCGTCCACGCCACCAAGGGGATCGGCATCTGGGAGTGGGCCGGCACCGAGGGCGAGGGGTCGCAGGGCGGCGAGCCCGACGTGGTCATCGGATGCGCCGGCGACGTGCCGACGATGGAGGCGCTGGCGGCGGTGATGATCCTGCGCGACGCCTTCCCCGACCTGCGGATCCGCTTCGTCAACGTCGTCGACCTGATGCGGCTGCAGGACCACACCGAGCACTCGCACGGGCTGTCGGACGCCGACTTCGACGCGCTGTTCACCCGCGACAAGCCGGTGATCTTCGCCTACCACGGCTACCCGTGGCTCATCCACCGGCTGACCTACCGCCGCACCAACCACGACAGCTTCCACGTGCGCGGCTTCAAGGAGGAGGGCACGACCACGACGCCGTTCGACATGACGGTGATGAACCAGATCGACCGGTTCAACCTCGCCATGGACGTCATCGACCGGGTGCCGCGGCTGCAGGGCACCAGCGGCCCGGTGCGCGAGCGGCTCAAGAACAAGCTCATCGAGCACCGCCGTCACGTCCGGACCGAGGGGGAGGACCTGCCCGAGATCCGCGAGTGGCAGTGGGGCTCGGCTGCCGGTCCCGAGGTCGTCACCGAGGACGCCGCTCTCCACACCCCGGAGGGCTGA
- a CDS encoding MDR family MFS transporter has translation MTQTHPTATSTPTLGAMTHREVLEALSGLLLAMFVAMVSSTIVTNALPRIVADLEGTQTGYTWVVVATLLTMTATTPIWGKLADLFSKKLLVQSALVIYSAGSLVAAFAPSMSVLIGARAFQGLGVGGLTALVQVVIASMVSPRERGRYSGYIGAVFALATVSGPLIGGLIVDSPLGWRGCFFAPLPIALAAYVVLQRRLKLPVVKREVSIDWAGATLIVGGVSILLVWVSLAGSSFDWVSVTTALLLGVGVLVIAAAVYVEARVAREPVIPLKLFKDRTIVLATLASAMIGLAMFGSTVYLSQYFQLSRGMSPTEAGLMSIAMVGGLLVSSIVTGRIISSTGKWKRYLVGGSALVVIGFSLLSTIDHATSLYVVGGYMALLGLGMGATMQNLVLAVQNNTRQADMGAASATVAFFRSMGGAVGVSALGAVLAHQVRDSLEAGLERMGVSGSGGGSSIPDLASLPAPVRELYETAFGDATGHLFLISVPFAVVAFVCILAVREVPLRTTLDVEEAAGSVTPVPAAPEKA, from the coding sequence GTGACCCAGACCCACCCGACCGCGACGAGCACGCCGACCCTCGGCGCGATGACGCACCGCGAGGTGCTCGAGGCCCTCAGCGGCCTGCTGCTGGCGATGTTCGTCGCCATGGTCTCGAGCACCATCGTCACCAACGCGCTGCCGCGCATCGTGGCCGACCTCGAGGGCACCCAGACCGGCTACACCTGGGTGGTGGTGGCGACCCTGCTGACGATGACCGCCACGACCCCGATCTGGGGCAAGCTGGCCGACCTGTTCAGCAAGAAGCTGCTCGTGCAGTCCGCGCTGGTGATCTACTCCGCCGGCTCGCTGGTCGCCGCCTTCGCACCGAGCATGAGCGTGCTCATCGGGGCGCGCGCCTTCCAGGGGCTCGGCGTCGGCGGCCTGACCGCGCTGGTCCAGGTCGTCATCGCGAGCATGGTCAGCCCGCGTGAGCGCGGCCGCTACTCCGGCTACATCGGCGCGGTCTTCGCCCTGGCCACGGTCAGCGGCCCCCTCATCGGCGGCCTCATCGTCGACAGCCCGCTCGGCTGGCGCGGCTGCTTCTTCGCCCCGCTCCCGATCGCGCTGGCGGCGTACGTCGTCCTGCAGCGGCGCCTCAAGCTGCCCGTCGTCAAGCGCGAGGTCTCCATCGACTGGGCCGGCGCCACCCTCATCGTCGGCGGCGTCTCGATCCTGCTCGTGTGGGTATCGCTCGCCGGCTCGAGCTTCGACTGGGTCTCGGTCACCACCGCGCTGCTGCTCGGCGTCGGCGTGCTCGTCATCGCCGCCGCGGTGTACGTCGAGGCGCGGGTTGCCCGCGAGCCCGTCATCCCGCTGAAGCTGTTCAAGGACCGAACCATCGTGCTGGCCACCCTGGCCTCGGCGATGATCGGGCTGGCGATGTTCGGCTCGACGGTCTACCTGAGCCAGTACTTCCAGCTCTCCCGCGGCATGTCGCCCACCGAGGCCGGCCTGATGTCGATCGCCATGGTCGGTGGACTGCTGGTCTCCAGCATCGTCACCGGGCGGATCATCTCCTCGACCGGGAAGTGGAAGCGCTACCTCGTCGGCGGCTCCGCGCTCGTCGTCATCGGCTTCTCGCTGCTGTCCACCATCGACCACGCCACCTCGCTGTACGTCGTCGGCGGCTACATGGCCCTGCTCGGCCTCGGCATGGGCGCGACCATGCAGAACCTCGTGCTCGCGGTGCAGAACAACACCCGCCAGGCCGACATGGGCGCCGCCAGCGCGACCGTGGCGTTCTTCCGCTCGATGGGCGGCGCGGTCGGCGTCTCCGCACTCGGTGCCGTGCTGGCCCACCAGGTCCGCGACTCCCTCGAGGCCGGGCTGGAGCGCATGGGCGTCTCCGGCTCCGGAGGGGGCAGCAGCATCCCGGACCTGGCGTCGCTGCCGGCGCCGGTGCGCGAGCTCTACGAGACCGCCTTCGGCGACGCGACCGGACACCTCTTCCTGATCTCGGTGCCGTTCGCGGTGGTGGCGTTCGTCTGCATCCTCGCGGTCCGCGAGGTGCCGCTCCGCACGACCCTGGACGTCGAGGAGGCCGCCGGGTCGGTCACCCCGGTCCCCGCCGCTCCCGAGAAGGCGTGA
- a CDS encoding NAD(P)-dependent oxidoreductase, with protein MRVAMLGTGIMGAAMARSLAREGHEVVAWNRTPEKARDLGKGITAATSVLGAVTGADAVVTMLFDADSVVAVAPEVAEALGPEAVWVQASTVGPDGMKRIASAAGSVSDRLLDAPVLGTRKPAEDGALVLLVSGPAAARETAGPVFGAVGSRVVTVADEVGPASALKLACNSWVATINAATAQAMALAEGQGVDPALFLEAIKGGPVDTPYAQLKGGLMQSRDWDTPAFAVDGVRKDVGLMLDAAETAHVPPALLTALLGLYDDASARGHGGADMAAVRSAFDA; from the coding sequence ATGCGCGTCGCGATGCTCGGAACCGGTATCATGGGAGCCGCCATGGCCCGCTCCCTCGCCCGCGAGGGACACGAGGTGGTGGCCTGGAACCGCACCCCTGAGAAGGCCCGCGACCTCGGGAAGGGGATCACAGCCGCGACCTCGGTCCTCGGGGCCGTCACCGGCGCCGACGCGGTGGTGACGATGCTGTTCGACGCCGACTCCGTGGTCGCGGTGGCCCCCGAGGTCGCCGAGGCGCTCGGTCCCGAGGCGGTGTGGGTGCAGGCGAGCACGGTCGGCCCCGACGGGATGAAGCGGATCGCGTCGGCGGCCGGCTCGGTGTCCGACCGGCTGCTCGACGCTCCGGTGCTCGGCACGCGCAAGCCGGCCGAGGACGGGGCGCTGGTGCTGCTGGTGTCCGGCCCGGCGGCCGCGCGCGAGACCGCGGGTCCGGTCTTCGGGGCGGTCGGCTCGCGCGTGGTGACGGTCGCCGACGAGGTGGGCCCGGCCAGCGCGCTGAAGCTGGCCTGCAACTCCTGGGTCGCGACCATCAACGCCGCGACCGCGCAGGCGATGGCGCTGGCCGAGGGGCAGGGGGTCGACCCCGCGCTGTTCCTCGAGGCGATCAAGGGCGGGCCGGTCGACACGCCGTACGCCCAGCTGAAGGGCGGACTCATGCAGTCGCGCGACTGGGACACCCCGGCCTTCGCCGTCGACGGGGTGCGCAAGGACGTCGGGCTGATGCTCGACGCCGCAGAGACCGCGCACGTGCCGCCCGCGCTGCTGACCGCCCTGCTCGGCCTGTACGACGACGCGTCGGCCCGTGGTCACGGCGGAGCCGACATGGCCGCCGTGCGCTCTGCCTTCGACGCCTGA